Proteins encoded within one genomic window of Callithrix jacchus isolate 240 chromosome 11, calJac240_pri, whole genome shotgun sequence:
- the MYL7 gene encoding myosin regulatory light chain 2, atrial isoform produces MASRKAGTRGKVAATKQAQRGSSNVFSMFEQAQIQEFKEAFSCIDQNRDGIICKADLRETYSQLGKVSVPEEELDAMLQEGKGPINFTVFLTLFGEKLNGTDPEEAILSAFRMFDPSGKGVVNKDEFKQLLLTQADKFSPAEVEQMFALTPMDLEGNIDYKSLCYIITHGDEKEE; encoded by the exons ATG GCCAGCAGGAAGGCAGGGACCCGGGGCAAGGTGGCAGCCACCAAGCAGGCCCAACGTGGTTCTTCCAACGTCTTTTCCATGTTTGAACAAGCCcagatccaggagttcaaggag GCCTTCAGCTGCATCGACCAGAATCGTGATGGCATCATCTGCAAGGCAGACCTAAGGGAGACCTACTCCCAGCTAG ggaAAGTGAGTGTCCCAGAGGAGGAGCTGGATGCCATGCTGCAGGAGGGCAAGGGCCCCATCAATTTCACTGTCTTCCTCACACTCTTTGGGGAGAAGCTCAATG ggACAGACCCCGAGGAAGCCATCCTGAGTGCCTTCCGCATGTTCGACCCCAGCGGCAAAGGGGTGGTGAACAAGGATGA GTTCAAGCAGCTTCTCCTGACCCAGGCAGACAAGTTCTCTCCAGCTGAG GTGGAGCAGATGTTTGCCCTGACGCCCATGGACCTGGAAGGGAACATCGACTACAAGTCCCTGTGCTACATCATCACCCATGGAGATGAGAAAGAGGAATGA
- the GCK gene encoding hexokinase-4 isoform X2: protein MLDDRVRMEAAKKEKVEQILAEFQLQEEDLKKVMRRMQKEMDRGLRLETHEEASVKMLPTYVRSTPEGSEVGDFLSLDLGGTNFRVMLVKVGEGEEGQWSVKTKHQMYSIPEDAMTGTAEMLFDYISECISDFLDKHQMKHKKLPLGFTFSFPVRHEDIDKGILLNWTKGFKASGAEGNNVVGLLRDAIKRRGDFEMDVVAMVNDTVATMISCYYEDHQCEVGMIVGTGCNACYMEEMQNVELVEGDEGRMCVNTEWGAFGDSGELDEFLLEYDRLVDESSANPGQQLYEKLIGGKYMGELVRLVLLRLVDENLLFHGEASEQLRTRGAFETRFVSQVESDTGDRKQIYNILSTLGLRPSATDCDIVRRACESVSTRAAHMCSAGLAGVINRMRESRSEDVMRITVGVDGSVYKLHPSFKERFHASVRRLTPSCEITFIESEEGSGRGAALVSAVACKKASMLGQ, encoded by the exons GTGGAGCAGATCCTGGCAGAGTTCCAGCTGCAGGAGGAGGACCTGAAAAAGGTGATGAGGCGGATGCAGAAGGAGATGGACCGTGGCCTGAGGCTGGAGACCCACGAGGAGGCCAGTGTGAAGATGCTGCCCACCTATGTGCGCTCCACCCCAGAAGGCTCAG AAGTCGGGGACTTCCTCTCTCTGGACCTGGGTGGCACCAACTTCAGGGTAATGCTGGTGAAGGTGGGAGAAGGTGAGGAGGGGCAGTGGAGTGTGAAGACCAAACACCAGATGTACTCCATCCCCGAGGACGCCATGACCGGCACTGCTGAGATG CTCTTTGACTATATCTCCGAGTGCATCTCCGACTTCCTGGATAAGCATCAGATGAAGCACAAGAAGCTGCCCCTGGGCTTCACCTTCTCCTTTCCCGTGAGGCATGAAGACATCGACAAG GGCATCCTTCTCAACTGGACCAAGGGCTTCAAGGCCTCAGGAGCAGAAGGGAACAACGTCGTGGGGCTTCTGAGAGACGCCATCAAACGGAGAGGG GACTTCGAAATGGATGTGGTGGCGATGGTGAATGACACAGTGGCCACGATGATCTCCTGTTACTATGAAGACCATCAGTGCGAGGTCGGCATGATTGTGG GTACAGGCTGCAATGCCTGCTACATGGAGGAGATGCAGAATGTGGAGCTGGTGGAGGGGGACGAGGGCCGCATGTGCGTCAACACCGAGTGGGGTGCCTTCGGGGACTCCGGCGAGCTGGACGAGTTCCTGCTGGAGTATGACCGCCTGGTGGACGAGAGCTCTGCGAACCCCGGTCAGCAGCT GTATGAGAAGCTCATAGGCGGCAAGTACATGGGCGAGCTGGTGCGGCTGGTGCTGCTCAGGCTCGTGGACGAAAACCTGCTCTTCCACGGGGAGGCCTCCGAGCAGCTGCGCACAAGGGGAGCCTTCGAGACGCGCTTCGTGTCGCAGGTGGAGAG CGACACGGGCGACCGCAAGCAGATCTACAACATCCTGAGCACGCTGGGGCTGCGACCCTCGGCCACCGACTGCGACATCGTGCGCCGAGCCTGTGAGAGCGTGTCTACGCGCGCTGCGCACATGTGCTCGGCGGGGCTGGCGGGCGTCATCAACCGCATGCGGGAGAGCCGCAGCGAGGACGTGATGCGCATCACCGTGGGCGTGGACGGCTCCGTGTACAAGCTGCACCCCAG CTTCAAGGAGCGGTTCCATGCCAGCGTGCGCCGACTGACGCCCAGCTGCGAGATCACCTTCATCGAGTCAGAGGAGGGCAGTGGCCGGGGCGCGGCCCTGGTCTCGGCTGTGGCCTGTAAGAAGGCCTCTATGCTGGGCCAGTGA
- the GCK gene encoding hexokinase-4 isoform X1, whose amino-acid sequence MAMDVTKNQDQTALTLVEQILAEFQLQEEDLKKVMRRMQKEMDRGLRLETHEEASVKMLPTYVRSTPEGSEVGDFLSLDLGGTNFRVMLVKVGEGEEGQWSVKTKHQMYSIPEDAMTGTAEMLFDYISECISDFLDKHQMKHKKLPLGFTFSFPVRHEDIDKGILLNWTKGFKASGAEGNNVVGLLRDAIKRRGDFEMDVVAMVNDTVATMISCYYEDHQCEVGMIVGTGCNACYMEEMQNVELVEGDEGRMCVNTEWGAFGDSGELDEFLLEYDRLVDESSANPGQQLYEKLIGGKYMGELVRLVLLRLVDENLLFHGEASEQLRTRGAFETRFVSQVESDTGDRKQIYNILSTLGLRPSATDCDIVRRACESVSTRAAHMCSAGLAGVINRMRESRSEDVMRITVGVDGSVYKLHPSFKERFHASVRRLTPSCEITFIESEEGSGRGAALVSAVACKKASMLGQ is encoded by the exons ATGGCCATGGATGTCACAAAGAACCAGGACCAGACAGCCTTGACTCTG GTGGAGCAGATCCTGGCAGAGTTCCAGCTGCAGGAGGAGGACCTGAAAAAGGTGATGAGGCGGATGCAGAAGGAGATGGACCGTGGCCTGAGGCTGGAGACCCACGAGGAGGCCAGTGTGAAGATGCTGCCCACCTATGTGCGCTCCACCCCAGAAGGCTCAG AAGTCGGGGACTTCCTCTCTCTGGACCTGGGTGGCACCAACTTCAGGGTAATGCTGGTGAAGGTGGGAGAAGGTGAGGAGGGGCAGTGGAGTGTGAAGACCAAACACCAGATGTACTCCATCCCCGAGGACGCCATGACCGGCACTGCTGAGATG CTCTTTGACTATATCTCCGAGTGCATCTCCGACTTCCTGGATAAGCATCAGATGAAGCACAAGAAGCTGCCCCTGGGCTTCACCTTCTCCTTTCCCGTGAGGCATGAAGACATCGACAAG GGCATCCTTCTCAACTGGACCAAGGGCTTCAAGGCCTCAGGAGCAGAAGGGAACAACGTCGTGGGGCTTCTGAGAGACGCCATCAAACGGAGAGGG GACTTCGAAATGGATGTGGTGGCGATGGTGAATGACACAGTGGCCACGATGATCTCCTGTTACTATGAAGACCATCAGTGCGAGGTCGGCATGATTGTGG GTACAGGCTGCAATGCCTGCTACATGGAGGAGATGCAGAATGTGGAGCTGGTGGAGGGGGACGAGGGCCGCATGTGCGTCAACACCGAGTGGGGTGCCTTCGGGGACTCCGGCGAGCTGGACGAGTTCCTGCTGGAGTATGACCGCCTGGTGGACGAGAGCTCTGCGAACCCCGGTCAGCAGCT GTATGAGAAGCTCATAGGCGGCAAGTACATGGGCGAGCTGGTGCGGCTGGTGCTGCTCAGGCTCGTGGACGAAAACCTGCTCTTCCACGGGGAGGCCTCCGAGCAGCTGCGCACAAGGGGAGCCTTCGAGACGCGCTTCGTGTCGCAGGTGGAGAG CGACACGGGCGACCGCAAGCAGATCTACAACATCCTGAGCACGCTGGGGCTGCGACCCTCGGCCACCGACTGCGACATCGTGCGCCGAGCCTGTGAGAGCGTGTCTACGCGCGCTGCGCACATGTGCTCGGCGGGGCTGGCGGGCGTCATCAACCGCATGCGGGAGAGCCGCAGCGAGGACGTGATGCGCATCACCGTGGGCGTGGACGGCTCCGTGTACAAGCTGCACCCCAG CTTCAAGGAGCGGTTCCATGCCAGCGTGCGCCGACTGACGCCCAGCTGCGAGATCACCTTCATCGAGTCAGAGGAGGGCAGTGGCCGGGGCGCGGCCCTGGTCTCGGCTGTGGCCTGTAAGAAGGCCTCTATGCTGGGCCAGTGA
- the GCK gene encoding hexokinase-4 isoform X3: protein MPIAGMKASLRPGSGPHPDTGDRKQIYNILSTLGLRPSATDCDIVRRACESVSTRAAHMCSAGLAGVINRMRESRSEDVMRITVGVDGSVYKLHPSFKERFHASVRRLTPSCEITFIESEEGSGRGAALVSAVACKKASMLGQ from the exons ATGCCAATAGCAGGGATGAAGGCGAGCCTGCGACCCGGCAGTGGTCCCCATCC CGACACGGGCGACCGCAAGCAGATCTACAACATCCTGAGCACGCTGGGGCTGCGACCCTCGGCCACCGACTGCGACATCGTGCGCCGAGCCTGTGAGAGCGTGTCTACGCGCGCTGCGCACATGTGCTCGGCGGGGCTGGCGGGCGTCATCAACCGCATGCGGGAGAGCCGCAGCGAGGACGTGATGCGCATCACCGTGGGCGTGGACGGCTCCGTGTACAAGCTGCACCCCAG CTTCAAGGAGCGGTTCCATGCCAGCGTGCGCCGACTGACGCCCAGCTGCGAGATCACCTTCATCGAGTCAGAGGAGGGCAGTGGCCGGGGCGCGGCCCTGGTCTCGGCTGTGGCCTGTAAGAAGGCCTCTATGCTGGGCCAGTGA